One part of the Ursus arctos isolate Adak ecotype North America unplaced genomic scaffold, UrsArc2.0 scaffold_14, whole genome shotgun sequence genome encodes these proteins:
- the KLHDC8B gene encoding kelch domain-containing protein 8B isoform X1, which translates to MATGGGRAFAWQVFPPMPTCRVYGTVAYQDGHLLVLGGCGRAGLPLDTAETLDMASHTWLALAPLPTARAGAAAVVLGKQVLVVGGVDEGQSPVAAVEAFLADEGRWERRATLPQAAMGVATVERDGMVYALGGMGPDTAPQAQVRVYEPRRDCWLSLPSMPTPCYGASTFLHGNKIYVLGGRQGKLPVTAFEAFDLEACTWTRHPSLPSRRAFAGCAMAEGNVFSLGGLQQPGPHNFYSRPHFVNTVEMFDLEHGSWTKLPRSLRMRDKRADFVVGSLGGHIMAIGGLGNQPCPLGSVEGFSLARRRWEALPAMPTARCSCSSLQAGPRLFVIGGVAQGPSQAVEALCLRDGV; encoded by the exons ATGGCTACAGGAGGTGGCCGAGCCTTTGCTTGGCAGGTGTTCCCACCCATGCCCACCTGCCGGGTGTATGGCACAGTGGCATACCAGGATGGGCACCTGCTAGTGTTGGGGGGCTGTGGCCGGGCTGGACTGCCCCTGGACACTGCCGAGACACTGGACATGGCCTCGCATACATGGCTCGCACTGGCACCCCTGCCCACTGCCCGGGCCGGTGCGGCTGCTGTGGTGCTGGGCAAGCAGGTGCTAGTGGTGGGCGGTGTGGATGAGGGCCAGAGCCCTGTAGCTGCCGTGGAGGCCTTCCTGGCTGATGAGGGCCGCTGGGAGCGTCGGGCCACCCTCCCTCAGGCAGCCATGGGGGTTGCAACTGTGGAGAGAG ATGGTATGGTGTATGCTCTGGGGGGAATGGGCCCAGACACGGCTCCCCAGGCCCAAGTTCGGGTATATGAACCCCGGCGGGACTGCTGGCTTTCACTACCCTCCATGCCCACACCCTGCTACGGGGCTTCTACCTTCCTGCACGGGAACAAGATCTATGTCCTGG ggggccgccagggaaagctccCAGTGACTGCTTTTGAGGCCTTTGATCTGGAGGCCTGTACCTGGACCCGGCACCCGAGCCTGCCCAGCCGCCGGGCCTTTGCTGGCTGTGCCATGGCGGAAGGCAACGTCTTCAGCCTGGGTGGCCTGCAGCAGCCTGGGCCCCACAATTTCTACTCCCGCCCACACTTTGTCAACACTGTGGAGATGTTCGACCTGGAACATG GGTCCTGGACCAAGCTGCCCCGCAGCCTGCGCATGAGGGATAAGAGGGCCGACTTTGTGGTTGGCTCCCTTGGGGGCCACATCATGGCCATTGGGGGCCTTG GCAACCAGCCGTGCCCTCTGGGCTCTGTGGAGGGCTTCAGCCTTGCACGGCGGCGCTGGGAGGCCCTGCCTGCCATGCCCACAGCCCGCTGCTCCTGTTCTAGTCTGCAGGCTGGGCCCCGGCTGTTTGTCATTGGGGGTGTGGCCCAGGGTCCCAGCCAAGCTGTGGAGGCGCTGTGTCTGCGTGATGGGGTCTGA
- the KLHDC8B gene encoding kelch domain-containing protein 8B isoform X2 — MATGGGRAFAWQVFPPMPTCRVYGTVAYQDGHLLVLGGCGRAGLPLDTAETLDMASHTWLALAPLPTARAGAAAVVLGKQVLVVGGVDEGQSPVAAVEAFLADEGRWERRATLPQAAMGVATVERGGRQGKLPVTAFEAFDLEACTWTRHPSLPSRRAFAGCAMAEGNVFSLGGLQQPGPHNFYSRPHFVNTVEMFDLEHGSWTKLPRSLRMRDKRADFVVGSLGGHIMAIGGLGNQPCPLGSVEGFSLARRRWEALPAMPTARCSCSSLQAGPRLFVIGGVAQGPSQAVEALCLRDGV, encoded by the exons ATGGCTACAGGAGGTGGCCGAGCCTTTGCTTGGCAGGTGTTCCCACCCATGCCCACCTGCCGGGTGTATGGCACAGTGGCATACCAGGATGGGCACCTGCTAGTGTTGGGGGGCTGTGGCCGGGCTGGACTGCCCCTGGACACTGCCGAGACACTGGACATGGCCTCGCATACATGGCTCGCACTGGCACCCCTGCCCACTGCCCGGGCCGGTGCGGCTGCTGTGGTGCTGGGCAAGCAGGTGCTAGTGGTGGGCGGTGTGGATGAGGGCCAGAGCCCTGTAGCTGCCGTGGAGGCCTTCCTGGCTGATGAGGGCCGCTGGGAGCGTCGGGCCACCCTCCCTCAGGCAGCCATGGGGGTTGCAACTGTGGAGAGAG ggggccgccagggaaagctccCAGTGACTGCTTTTGAGGCCTTTGATCTGGAGGCCTGTACCTGGACCCGGCACCCGAGCCTGCCCAGCCGCCGGGCCTTTGCTGGCTGTGCCATGGCGGAAGGCAACGTCTTCAGCCTGGGTGGCCTGCAGCAGCCTGGGCCCCACAATTTCTACTCCCGCCCACACTTTGTCAACACTGTGGAGATGTTCGACCTGGAACATG GGTCCTGGACCAAGCTGCCCCGCAGCCTGCGCATGAGGGATAAGAGGGCCGACTTTGTGGTTGGCTCCCTTGGGGGCCACATCATGGCCATTGGGGGCCTTG GCAACCAGCCGTGCCCTCTGGGCTCTGTGGAGGGCTTCAGCCTTGCACGGCGGCGCTGGGAGGCCCTGCCTGCCATGCCCACAGCCCGCTGCTCCTGTTCTAGTCTGCAGGCTGGGCCCCGGCTGTTTGTCATTGGGGGTGTGGCCCAGGGTCCCAGCCAAGCTGTGGAGGCGCTGTGTCTGCGTGATGGGGTCTGA
- the CUNH3orf84 gene encoding uncharacterized protein C3orf84 homolog has product MFHPGMEGMAGEAGQRGWGIGQGGQASPSRLGLRRGQGRAWCQDCGPRAHTVEEGPYCLLQGIGRRKDLERLGQRHTFLRWAPHELELSQQRPLESSYQANFRSGPGLSDLPQRLIHFVQIAPPRTSTTYQQNFCHPSRGGHCGSNNMGPITNTLPDLPGIPRPKLLQHYLHAGVSECLNWSRTLNKDS; this is encoded by the coding sequence ATGTTTCACCCTGGAATGGAAGGCATGGCTGGGGAGGCAGGCCAAAGAGGCTGGGGTATAGGCCAGGGGGGCCAGGCATCACCAAGTAGGCTTGGGTTGAGGAGGGGGCAAGGGCGTGCTTGGTGCCAGGACTGTGGGCCAAGGGCCCATACCGTTGAGGAGGGCCCCTACTGCCTGCTGCAGGGAATCGGAAGGCGGAAAGACCTGGAGCGCCTGGGGCAGCGGCACACCTTCCTGCGCTGGGCACCCCATGAGCTGGAGTTGAGCCAGCAGCGGCCCCTTGAATCCTCCTACCAGGCCAATTTCCGGTCAGGCCCAGGACTCAGTGACCTCCCCCAGCGCCTTATCCACTTTGTGCAGATCGCGCCTCCCCGTACCAGCACCACCTACCAGCAGAACTTCTGCCACCCTTCCCGGGGTGGCCACTGTGGCAGCAACAATATGGGACCAATCACCAACACACTGCCTGACCTCCCAGGGATCCCAAGACCCAAGCTGCTACAGCATTACCTTCATGCTGGGGTCTCGGAGTGTCTAAATTGGTCCAGAACATTAAACAAGGACAGCTGA